One genomic region from Candidatus Saccharimonadia bacterium encodes:
- the tatA gene encoding twin-arginine translocase TatA/TatE family subunit produces MPNLGVGELLVILAIILLLFGGKKLPELSRSLGEGVRELRLGLKGGSDKPDEAAKRKAK; encoded by the coding sequence ATGCCCAACCTTGGCGTCGGAGAACTATTAGTAATTTTGGCGATCATCTTGCTGTTGTTCGGGGGCAAGAAACTACCCGAGCTGTCGAGGAGTCTGGGCGAGGGGGTGCGTGAACTGCGCCTGGGTCTCAAGGGAGGATCAGATAAGCCTGATGAGGCAGCCAAGCGTAAGGCGAAGTAG
- a CDS encoding serine hydrolase: MIRVMDGVRPTPMRPRATVLQQPMMARPLTAAPEARGYTVGMDGIRRPVPRTTPREVVAAMQAPAATLTPAWQLPSLRLPHIGWRRPAIAFGLVATALVVSTLTVSRLSTPATSTARAAEKPAPSPAATPAPAVAAATPAPTPQKAGLQQILDDFSAANPGKFGIVVKDLSSGATASINPDQQMESASLYKLFVAQRIYQQIDLGKLDYGQAAGGGTGRNISDCLRVMINVSDNACGRALGDILGWGQQNQALQIEGYTQTNLATPQKTSAQDVSTLLTRLYSGTLVSSNSTNNFMGLLKDQRVNNRLPQGLPAGTVIAHKTGDLDGFVHDAGVVYGPKTNYLVVVTSGPWNTPGGAPALFGDLSSKLWNYFEL; the protein is encoded by the coding sequence ATGATTCGTGTGATGGATGGAGTGCGGCCGACGCCAATGCGTCCTCGGGCGACTGTTTTGCAACAGCCGATGATGGCACGCCCCCTGACGGCGGCGCCGGAGGCGCGCGGCTACACGGTGGGCATGGACGGCATTCGCCGGCCGGTGCCGCGCACGACGCCGCGCGAAGTGGTGGCGGCGATGCAAGCGCCGGCTGCGACGCTCACTCCGGCCTGGCAGCTGCCGTCGCTGCGACTGCCGCACATTGGTTGGCGGCGGCCGGCCATCGCCTTTGGGCTGGTGGCGACGGCGCTGGTGGTTTCCACGCTCACGGTGAGCCGGCTGTCGACGCCGGCGACTTCGACGGCCCGGGCGGCCGAGAAGCCGGCGCCGAGCCCGGCTGCGACCCCAGCGCCGGCCGTGGCGGCGGCAACTCCGGCGCCGACGCCGCAAAAAGCCGGCTTGCAGCAGATTTTGGATGATTTTTCGGCCGCCAATCCGGGTAAATTTGGGATTGTGGTCAAAGATCTGTCCAGCGGCGCCACCGCCAGCATCAATCCTGATCAGCAAATGGAAAGTGCCAGCCTCTATAAGCTGTTTGTGGCTCAGCGCATCTACCAGCAGATCGACCTCGGTAAGCTCGATTACGGACAAGCGGCCGGCGGCGGCACAGGGCGCAATATCAGCGACTGTTTGCGCGTGATGATTAATGTTTCGGACAACGCCTGCGGGCGTGCTTTGGGCGATATTCTCGGTTGGGGCCAGCAAAACCAGGCGCTGCAGATAGAAGGTTACACGCAAACGAATTTGGCTACCCCGCAAAAAACCTCGGCTCAGGATGTATCAACGTTGTTGACGCGACTCTACAGCGGCACGCTGGTGTCGTCGAATTCGACTAATAACTTCATGGGGCTGCTCAAGGATCAGCGGGTGAACAACCGCCTGCCGCAAGGTTTGCCGGCGGGAACGGTGATCGCCCACAAAACCGGCGATCTGGATGGATTCGTGCATGACGCGGGCGTGGTGTACGGCCCCAAGACTAATTATTTGGTGGTAGTGACCTCGGGTCCGTGGAATACACCGGGTGGCGCACCCGCGCTGTTTGGGGATTTGTCGTCTAAATTGTGGAATTATTTCGAACTTTAG
- a CDS encoding N-acetyltransferase, giving the protein MNILIRPETTTDFDRIADVVTRAFKRPGVAELIRHIRASDNYVPGLSLVAERDGQIIGHIMQSYVTLEDGSRRHKILTLSPLAVDPQFHKQGIGSQLVREAIRRADERGESLIVLEGRPEYYTRFGFRPSYQLDIEYPLPDWAPAEAGQALPLSGNSPALAPKGKVVYPEYFKLAEH; this is encoded by the coding sequence ATGAACATCCTCATCCGTCCAGAAACCACCACCGACTTCGACAGGATAGCCGACGTAGTCACCCGCGCCTTCAAGCGGCCGGGCGTGGCCGAGCTAATCAGGCATATCCGGGCCTCGGACAATTACGTGCCGGGGCTCTCGCTCGTGGCCGAACGCGACGGCCAAATCATTGGGCATATCATGCAGAGCTATGTCACGCTCGAAGATGGCAGCCGGCGGCACAAAATTCTGACGTTGTCGCCCCTAGCAGTCGACCCCCAGTTTCACAAACAAGGTATTGGCTCACAACTGGTCCGGGAAGCGATTCGCCGAGCTGACGAGCGGGGTGAATCCTTGATCGTCCTCGAAGGCCGCCCCGAGTACTACACCCGGTTCGGTTTCCGGCCTTCCTATCAGCTAGACATCGAATACCCACTACCCGACTGGGCGCCGGCGGAAGCGGGCCAGGCCCTACCGCTTTCGGGCAACAGCCCCGCACTAGCACCCAAGGGCAAGGTTGTCTACCCCGAATACTTCAAACTTGCCGAGCACTAG
- the sodN gene encoding superoxide dismutase, Ni: MRLIDVLPTTTVYAHCDLPCGVYDPAQARIEAESVHKIMQKYADNTDQVFRTRAIIIKEERTELVKRHLWVLWTDYFKPEHLEKHPNLHDLFWRATKQAGECKHHVEPEEGQKLLDLIAEITEIFNATKAAAK; the protein is encoded by the coding sequence ATGAGACTTATCGACGTATTGCCCACCACCACTGTGTATGCGCACTGCGACCTGCCGTGCGGCGTTTACGACCCAGCCCAGGCCCGCATAGAGGCCGAGTCGGTTCACAAAATTATGCAAAAATATGCCGACAACACCGACCAAGTCTTTCGTACCCGCGCCATTATTATCAAAGAAGAGCGTACCGAACTAGTGAAGCGCCATTTGTGGGTGCTCTGGACCGATTATTTCAAGCCTGAGCATCTCGAAAAACATCCCAACCTCCACGACCTCTTTTGGCGAGCCACGAAGCAGGCGGGGGAGTGCAAGCACCACGTCGAACCCGAAGAAGGTCAGAAATTACTCGATCTCATTGCCGAAATTACCGAAATATTTAACGCCACGAAAGCCGCGGCCAAGTAG
- a CDS encoding HAD family hydrolase: protein MQYQAFIFDLDGTAIPNIPNGLPSDRLVKAIAKAKGRLRFCAATGRPITNAKPILDRLNLTDPCIISAGTQIVNPQTGQILWEAALDNKDVAAVLDICKPHHYEVLIRNELMGQGAPAARRIITESVNVIYIMQCSEADGQAILKELAEVPNITAAGVLSWTGEGLDIHVTHREATKEHAIAELLKMLDITKVQTIGVGDGNNDVHLFRGVGKKVAMGNATELLKSQADVVCDSVDHDGLAKFIEEFMS from the coding sequence ATGCAATATCAAGCGTTCATCTTCGACCTCGACGGCACGGCAATTCCCAACATTCCAAACGGCCTTCCTTCGGATCGATTGGTTAAGGCTATAGCTAAGGCAAAAGGAAGGCTGAGATTCTGTGCGGCCACTGGTAGGCCTATTACGAATGCAAAACCCATTTTGGACAGACTTAACTTGACCGATCCGTGCATTATCTCGGCGGGGACACAAATTGTTAATCCGCAAACCGGTCAAATCTTGTGGGAAGCCGCGCTTGATAACAAAGATGTCGCCGCTGTTCTGGATATTTGTAAGCCCCATCATTACGAAGTCCTCATCCGTAATGAGCTGATGGGACAGGGTGCACCTGCCGCACGGCGCATCATTACCGAAAGCGTGAATGTCATATACATCATGCAATGCTCGGAAGCTGACGGCCAAGCAATTCTCAAAGAACTTGCCGAGGTTCCTAACATTACTGCCGCTGGCGTGTTGTCCTGGACAGGCGAAGGCCTTGATATCCATGTAACACACCGTGAAGCGACCAAGGAACATGCAATTGCCGAACTGCTAAAAATGCTGGACATCACCAAGGTACAAACTATTGGCGTAGGCGATGGCAATAACGACGTCCATCTGTTTCGTGGGGTCGGCAAAAAAGTGGCGATGGGAAACGCGACCGAATTACTGAAGTCGCAGGCGGACGTTGTCTGTGATTCTGTCGACCACGATGGACTTGCAAAGTTTATAGAAGAATTCATGTCGTAG
- a CDS encoding KH domain-containing protein, translating to MPDMDKEFVEYVVRALVSHPDDVVVKRSVDDMGVLLELSVNPEDMGKVIGKAGATAKSIRTLLRVLGSRNDARVNLKIIEPEGSEHHAAAADELPLEEVPAAAAPVEDAEAEMLARTKREFADLDDLDL from the coding sequence ATGCCGGACATGGATAAGGAATTTGTAGAGTACGTCGTTAGGGCCTTAGTGAGTCACCCCGACGACGTGGTGGTGAAGCGCTCTGTCGATGACATGGGCGTCCTGCTTGAGTTATCAGTAAACCCCGAAGACATGGGCAAGGTGATCGGCAAGGCCGGCGCCACCGCCAAGAGCATCCGCACGCTGCTGCGGGTACTCGGCTCGCGCAACGACGCCCGCGTCAACCTTAAGATCATCGAGCCCGAAGGCAGCGAACATCACGCCGCCGCCGCCGATGAGTTGCCGCTCGAAGAAGTCCCCGCCGCCGCCGCTCCCGTTGAGGATGCCGAAGCTGAAATGCTGGCTCGCACCAAGCGCGAATTTGCTGATCTCGACGACCTCGACCTGTAA
- a CDS encoding PQQ-dependent sugar dehydrogenase, whose translation MRKLWPLGLYRVAGHSMQPTHRPGDVVLGCRWFVPRPGQTVVARAGGDPLLKRIERIDGRQVWLAGDNPADSHDSRHFGAVDRSQLEAVIVPWRRAGLVAAALVAVAGAAVFAAAAIRPPGRGVYRAPAPTPTATAAQPSPAATPPYAMSAGPAPKAPLTVPAGYAIHVFADRQGTARDLQFSPGGTLLVSDPKARTITALPDSNHDGAADSAKIILTGGDNPHGLAFRGGYLYVAETGRVMRYAWDETTLAATTGQELFKLPTPNPDHNKRTITFGADDQLYISVGSTCNVCRESDPHSATILTADADGHNLRTFASGLRNAPFMAINPATKELWSTEMGRDNLGDTTPPDEIDIIHDGSNYGWPICYGAKIHDTAFDHAAYLADPCASTVGPIYGVPAHNAPLGLAFIASPQWPTDQQGDLLVAYHGSWNRSVPDGYKVVRLTVRGNTITGTTDIVTGFIAGRSVSARPVDLTFDALGNLYLSDDYSGTIYLIQKQL comes from the coding sequence ATGCGCAAACTCTGGCCCCTGGGGCTCTACCGCGTGGCGGGTCACAGCATGCAGCCGACGCACCGGCCGGGCGACGTCGTGTTGGGCTGCCGCTGGTTTGTGCCCCGCCCCGGCCAAACCGTGGTGGCGCGCGCCGGCGGCGACCCGCTGCTCAAGCGCATCGAACGCATCGACGGCCGCCAGGTGTGGCTGGCCGGCGACAACCCCGCCGACTCGCACGATAGCCGCCACTTTGGCGCCGTCGACCGCTCGCAGCTCGAGGCCGTGATCGTGCCGTGGCGCCGGGCCGGCTTGGTAGCCGCCGCGCTCGTGGCGGTGGCCGGCGCCGCCGTCTTCGCCGCCGCGGCCATCCGGCCGCCAGGGCGCGGGGTCTATCGCGCCCCCGCGCCGACGCCCACGGCGACGGCCGCCCAGCCCAGCCCCGCCGCCACGCCGCCGTACGCCATGTCGGCGGGGCCCGCCCCCAAGGCGCCGCTCACCGTGCCGGCCGGCTATGCCATCCATGTGTTCGCCGACCGCCAAGGCACCGCGCGCGATCTGCAATTTTCGCCCGGCGGCACCTTGCTCGTGTCCGATCCCAAGGCGCGCACCATCACCGCCCTGCCCGACAGCAACCACGACGGCGCCGCCGATTCCGCCAAAATCATTCTCACCGGCGGCGACAACCCCCATGGCCTGGCTTTCCGCGGCGGCTACTTGTATGTGGCCGAAACCGGCCGCGTGATGCGCTACGCCTGGGACGAAACTACGCTCGCCGCCACCACCGGCCAAGAATTATTCAAACTCCCCACCCCCAACCCCGACCACAACAAACGCACCATCACCTTCGGCGCCGACGACCAGCTGTACATCTCGGTCGGCTCCACCTGCAATGTCTGCCGCGAATCCGACCCGCACTCCGCCACCATCCTCACGGCCGACGCCGACGGCCACAATCTGCGCACGTTCGCCTCCGGCCTGCGCAACGCCCCGTTCATGGCCATCAACCCCGCCACCAAGGAGCTCTGGTCCACCGAAATGGGCCGCGACAACCTCGGCGATACCACCCCGCCCGACGAAATCGACATCATCCACGACGGCTCCAACTACGGCTGGCCGATCTGTTACGGCGCCAAAATCCACGACACCGCCTTCGATCACGCCGCCTACCTCGCCGACCCCTGCGCCTCCACCGTTGGGCCCATCTACGGCGTCCCCGCCCACAATGCGCCGCTCGGCCTCGCCTTCATCGCCTCCCCGCAATGGCCCACCGACCAGCAAGGCGACCTGCTCGTGGCCTACCACGGCTCCTGGAACCGCAGCGTACCCGACGGCTACAAAGTGGTGCGCCTCACCGTCCGTGGCAACACCATCACCGGCACCACCGATATCGTCACCGGCTTCATCGCCGGCCGCAGCGTCTCCGCCCGCCCGGTCGACCTCACCTTCGACGCGCTGGGCAACCTCTACCTCTCCGACGATTACTCCGGCACCATTTATCTAATCCAAAAGCAGCTCTAA
- a CDS encoding AAA family ATPase, with product MLLRRVTVTGFKSFANKTVIDLEPGITAVVGPNGSGKSNLADAIRWALGEQGKNRLRLEGRDELVFAGNDHRARASFAEVTLLFDNEDGAFALDLTEVEISRRMYRSGETDYRLAGRSVRLADLQALLAQAGVGAGTYAVIGQGMIDTMLTSSPAERKLLFDEAAGIRGPELGREAALRKLTATAANLTRLRDIAAELAPRLGSLQTAVDAASEREQLAGRVADLRAAVVAAGRAQWAAAHAAAASRLADLAAAAHRLRHQHHALSHAAARRRQAEVAAARRREQLQAEVAALERARDEAATELTTAGAAMAIAERDAGAATELTVRLKTSIADLRAATNRLAATHTALASNAESAARAAKAATRANRAVTAAQAALITIREDTGDGARDQYLEHALQILKTLAQGLGTPQFTAEQIRLLIHKAGRLLSHATRTGAAELLADLKVSQKQLEAAMTARDTAIEHQTNLSIAGRSLEIDLAHQQTEVERLNARREELELELDPLERSARALAKLTVAEHRATTALAAATAQLESGRAELARLSSGSAVTLAVADQLGRLERTRAELTALAAEQARLRDDREAAAARLAELNQLAADWAVPAAPTTAAVSPPFDSFATLSDQLARAETLLEARTQVYQDHLAEYHEVTARQSDLTTQIADLEQAEADLRKLVAELETLIKSRFKDNFDALAEQFSHYFTRLFEGGSASLELTQSDDAGYGITIKASPKGKRLATIAALSGGERALAGVALVAAILRVNPSPFVVLDEIDAALDEANSGRLATILAELEQYSQLIVITHNRQTMKAAKVLFGVTMGDHHISSLISMRLEQATQLAAR from the coding sequence ATGCTGCTTAGGCGCGTAACGGTCACCGGGTTCAAGTCGTTTGCCAATAAAACGGTGATCGATCTCGAGCCCGGCATCACGGCCGTGGTGGGACCAAATGGCTCTGGCAAGAGCAACTTGGCCGACGCTATCCGTTGGGCGCTGGGCGAACAGGGCAAGAATCGGCTAAGGCTCGAGGGGCGCGACGAACTGGTGTTTGCCGGCAATGACCACCGTGCCCGCGCCAGTTTTGCCGAGGTTACGCTGCTGTTTGATAACGAAGACGGCGCCTTTGCGCTCGACCTCACCGAGGTCGAAATTTCGCGGCGCATGTACCGCAGCGGCGAAACCGATTACCGCTTGGCCGGGCGCAGTGTGCGGCTGGCCGACCTCCAGGCGCTGCTGGCCCAGGCCGGGGTGGGCGCCGGCACCTACGCCGTCATCGGCCAAGGCATGATCGATACCATGCTCACCAGCTCGCCGGCCGAGCGCAAGCTCCTGTTTGATGAGGCCGCCGGCATCCGCGGCCCCGAGCTCGGCCGCGAAGCCGCGCTGCGCAAACTCACCGCCACCGCCGCCAACCTCACGCGCCTGCGCGACATCGCGGCCGAGCTGGCGCCGCGCCTGGGCTCGCTGCAGACGGCGGTGGATGCGGCCAGCGAGCGCGAGCAGCTGGCGGGCCGCGTGGCCGACCTGCGCGCCGCGGTGGTGGCGGCCGGCCGCGCTCAATGGGCCGCCGCTCACGCCGCCGCGGCGAGCCGTCTCGCCGACCTGGCCGCCGCCGCTCACCGCCTGCGCCACCAGCACCACGCGTTGAGCCACGCCGCCGCCCGTCGCCGCCAGGCCGAAGTCGCCGCCGCCCGCCGCCGCGAGCAGCTCCAGGCCGAAGTCGCCGCCCTGGAGCGCGCCCGCGACGAGGCGGCCACCGAGCTCACCACGGCCGGTGCCGCCATGGCCATCGCCGAGCGCGATGCCGGCGCCGCCACCGAGCTCACGGTGCGGCTCAAGACCTCCATCGCCGACCTGCGCGCCGCTACCAACCGCCTGGCCGCCACCCACACCGCACTGGCCTCAAACGCCGAGTCCGCCGCTCGTGCCGCCAAGGCCGCCACTCGCGCCAACCGCGCCGTCACTGCCGCGCAGGCAGCGTTGATCACCATTCGCGAAGACACCGGCGACGGCGCCCGCGATCAATACCTCGAACACGCACTGCAAATTCTCAAAACCTTAGCCCAGGGTCTCGGCACGCCGCAATTCACCGCCGAGCAAATCCGCTTACTTATCCACAAGGCCGGACGGTTGCTCAGCCATGCCACCCGCACCGGGGCCGCCGAGCTCCTCGCCGATCTGAAAGTCTCCCAAAAACAGCTCGAAGCCGCCATGACCGCGCGCGATACCGCCATTGAGCACCAAACCAATCTCTCGATCGCCGGCCGTTCACTCGAGATCGACCTTGCCCATCAGCAGACGGAGGTCGAACGCCTCAACGCCCGGCGCGAGGAACTCGAGCTGGAGCTCGACCCACTCGAACGCAGCGCCCGCGCGCTCGCCAAGCTCACAGTGGCCGAACACCGGGCCACTACCGCGCTCGCCGCCGCCACCGCCCAGCTCGAATCCGGCCGCGCCGAGCTCGCTCGGCTGAGCTCCGGCTCCGCCGTTACTCTGGCCGTCGCCGATCAGCTCGGCCGGCTCGAGCGCACGCGCGCCGAGCTCACCGCCCTCGCCGCCGAGCAGGCCCGCCTGCGCGACGACCGCGAGGCCGCCGCCGCGCGTCTCGCCGAGCTCAACCAGCTCGCCGCCGATTGGGCCGTTCCCGCCGCCCCCACCACAGCCGCCGTCTCGCCGCCCTTCGATTCCTTCGCCACCCTCAGCGACCAGCTCGCCCGGGCCGAAACACTGCTCGAGGCCCGCACCCAGGTCTACCAAGACCATCTCGCCGAGTACCACGAAGTCACCGCCCGCCAATCCGACCTCACCACCCAAATCGCCGACCTCGAGCAAGCCGAGGCCGACCTGCGCAAGCTCGTCGCCGAGCTCGAAACTCTCATTAAATCCCGTTTCAAAGACAATTTCGACGCTCTGGCCGAGCAATTTAGCCATTATTTCACCCGCCTGTTCGAGGGCGGCTCGGCCTCGCTTGAACTCACCCAGTCAGACGACGCGGGCTACGGCATCACCATTAAAGCCAGCCCCAAAGGCAAACGCCTCGCCACTATCGCGGCGCTCTCCGGTGGCGAACGCGCGCTGGCCGGCGTCGCGCTGGTGGCCGCCATCCTGCGCGTCAACCCCAGCCCCTTCGTCGTGCTCGACGAAATCGACGCCGCTCTCGACGAAGCCAACTCCGGCCGCCTCGCCACCATCCTCGCCGAGCTCGAGCAATACTCGCAGCTCATCGTCATCACCCACAACCGCCAAACCATGAAAGCCGCCAAAGTCCTCTTCGGCGTCACCATGGGCGACCACCACATTTCCAGCCTCATCTCCATGCGCCTCGAGCAAGCCACCCAACTCGCCGCCCGCTAG
- the rpsP gene encoding 30S ribosomal protein S16, translating into MLVIRLARTGRNKYPTYRVVAAESARTATGKFVAILGHYNPHTKEIVLKTDEIVKHMANGAQPSNTVVKLLMREKVELPKWVKLKTKAPKVVEAPAEEAATEVSPAEAEADALPDDSTETT; encoded by the coding sequence TTGTTAGTTATTCGCTTGGCCCGCACCGGCCGTAACAAATACCCGACCTACCGCGTTGTTGCGGCCGAATCGGCTCGTACCGCTACGGGTAAATTTGTCGCCATCCTTGGTCACTACAATCCTCACACCAAGGAAATCGTGCTCAAAACCGACGAAATCGTCAAGCACATGGCCAATGGCGCCCAGCCGTCGAATACCGTCGTGAAACTCCTGATGCGCGAAAAAGTTGAGCTGCCCAAGTGGGTGAAACTCAAAACCAAAGCTCCCAAGGTAGTCGAGGCTCCGGCCGAGGAAGCCGCCACCGAAGTTTCGCCCGCTGAGGCCGAAGCCGACGCGCTCCCGGATGATAGCACCGAAACTACGTAG
- a CDS encoding DUF1428 domain-containing protein: MDKYVDGFVLVVPADKADEYKKMATMGRDSWMKHGALSYYECKANDLAQQKMGDQATRSFNEMAGAKDGEDVWFSFIVFKSKEHRDEVNAKVMAEMSEMEHPAEPMPADMTRMAYGGFTVEVEG, translated from the coding sequence ATGGACAAATATGTAGATGGCTTCGTACTAGTGGTACCGGCGGATAAAGCCGACGAATACAAAAAAATGGCTACTATGGGCCGTGATTCGTGGATGAAGCACGGCGCACTTTCGTATTACGAGTGTAAGGCGAACGACCTCGCGCAGCAAAAAATGGGCGACCAAGCTACGCGCTCATTTAACGAAATGGCGGGAGCGAAAGATGGCGAAGATGTCTGGTTTTCGTTCATTGTCTTTAAATCCAAAGAACATCGCGATGAGGTTAACGCTAAAGTCATGGCAGAAATGAGCGAAATGGAGCACCCAGCCGAGCCTATGCCTGCCGATATGACACGTATGGCTTATGGTGGTTTTACGGTTGAGGTCGAGGGCTAA
- a CDS encoding GNAT family N-acetyltransferase: protein MHTEQRFLDDKGRLRQWPSRRSDKLLAVAYLATKFDFKASYTESEVNELLKQWHTFNDWPLLRRELYEQGFLDRNTDGSNYRIKRLQTSMPDLSLTNPNIKSDPAISVEWLAGEPGKETLRLMGSTETNNKPSTLKAEEQRIREFITSTNQRTWNLHYRTKTVGATWIDLESSKYLKSPSIHIMIGDPNVRGKGLAQATLQAVIELLEKEGEYQHLHSRHLVENTASAKLLARVGFANDGDEYTDADGLVFQNVKRSLRHQ, encoded by the coding sequence ATGCACACCGAGCAAAGATTTCTGGATGACAAAGGTCGCTTGCGGCAATGGCCGTCTAGGCGTTCCGACAAATTACTGGCGGTGGCTTATTTGGCGACCAAGTTCGACTTCAAGGCCAGCTACACTGAATCCGAAGTTAACGAGCTGCTCAAGCAATGGCATACATTCAATGATTGGCCACTTCTTAGGCGCGAGCTTTACGAACAAGGCTTCCTTGATCGCAATACCGACGGCTCAAATTATCGCATCAAACGCCTCCAAACCTCGATGCCCGATCTCAGTCTCACAAATCCTAACATCAAAAGCGACCCAGCCATCAGCGTCGAGTGGCTTGCGGGCGAACCCGGCAAAGAGACCCTTCGGCTCATGGGTAGCACCGAGACAAACAACAAACCGTCAACCCTAAAGGCTGAAGAGCAACGTATCCGAGAGTTTATCACATCCACGAATCAGCGAACGTGGAACCTGCACTACAGGACCAAAACAGTCGGGGCAACCTGGATTGACCTTGAGTCGAGTAAATACCTTAAGTCTCCATCAATCCACATTATGATCGGCGATCCAAATGTGCGCGGAAAAGGCCTCGCCCAAGCCACCCTGCAGGCGGTTATCGAGCTATTGGAGAAAGAAGGCGAATACCAACATCTTCACTCAAGACACTTGGTCGAAAATACCGCTTCCGCCAAACTACTCGCAAGGGTCGGCTTCGCCAATGATGGCGACGAGTACACGGATGCCGATGGACTAGTATTCCAAAATGTTAAGCGGTCACTGCGCCATCAATAA
- a CDS encoding helix-turn-helix transcriptional regulator, which translates to MPPKPFSLSVLAALATGEAHVYAIEQQMIADVRGAILISSRSVYREMPRLIAAGLVAATADTRPQKYRLTPHGRRTLHTERERALQTYRLLQKRL; encoded by the coding sequence GTGCCACCCAAACCATTCTCACTCAGCGTCCTCGCAGCTCTCGCCACCGGCGAGGCGCATGTCTACGCCATTGAACAACAAATGATCGCCGATGTCCGGGGCGCTATTCTCATAAGCAGCCGATCAGTGTATCGCGAAATGCCGCGCTTAATCGCAGCTGGTCTCGTAGCGGCCACCGCCGATACTCGCCCACAAAAATACCGTCTCACGCCCCATGGCCGCCGCACGCTCCATACTGAACGTGAGCGCGCCCTCCAGACCTATCGGCTGCTCCAGAAACGCCTCTAA
- a CDS encoding SRPBCC domain-containing protein: MKQIEQTYVIKAPLEKVWQALTTAEGAEQWGAGPAKFDATEDGEFSYWNGDIHGINTKVVSEKLLEQDWYGHDHPEEKYRAVFSFEMKGNTTLVHLAYSGHIYDEQRDIDDWREYYFDPIKRLLES; this comes from the coding sequence ATGAAGCAAATCGAACAAACCTATGTCATCAAGGCTCCTTTAGAAAAAGTCTGGCAGGCACTCACGACAGCCGAAGGCGCCGAACAATGGGGGGCTGGCCCCGCAAAATTTGATGCTACCGAAGACGGCGAATTCAGCTACTGGAACGGAGATATCCACGGTATTAATACGAAGGTCGTTTCAGAGAAGCTACTTGAGCAGGATTGGTACGGCCATGATCATCCAGAAGAAAAATACCGTGCCGTATTCTCGTTTGAGATGAAGGGTAACACTACTCTCGTTCACCTGGCTTATTCGGGTCACATCTACGATGAGCAAAGAGACATCGACGACTGGCGCGAATATTATTTTGATCCGATCAAGAGGCTGCTTGAGTCATAA
- the trmD gene encoding tRNA (guanosine(37)-N1)-methyltransferase TrmD, which yields MKIDIITLFPDMFKGPFDMSMLWKAQERGLAQINLIDLRDFGLGSRRTVDDTPYGGGDGMVLRVEPVVAAIEAARAASPGARVIALTPGGHRYDQATAAALARLPGLILLAGHYEGFDERIYSYVDDQISIGDYVLTGGELPAMVIADSVIRLIPGVLGGEQSAHDESFSDPTLLEYPHYTRPAEFRGAEVPEVLQNGHHAEIAAWRRTQAEAKTRQFRPDLRP from the coding sequence ATGAAAATCGATATTATCACGCTCTTCCCGGACATGTTCAAAGGTCCGTTCGACATGAGCATGCTGTGGAAAGCCCAGGAGAGGGGACTGGCGCAGATCAATTTGATCGACCTGCGCGATTTTGGCCTGGGTTCGCGCCGCACCGTCGACGATACGCCCTACGGCGGCGGCGACGGGATGGTGCTGCGGGTCGAGCCGGTAGTGGCGGCGATTGAGGCTGCCCGCGCCGCCAGCCCCGGTGCTCGTGTCATTGCGCTCACGCCTGGCGGCCACCGCTACGACCAAGCCACCGCCGCCGCACTGGCCCGTCTCCCCGGACTCATTTTGCTGGCCGGCCACTACGAGGGCTTCGACGAGCGCATTTATAGCTACGTCGACGATCAAATTTCCATCGGCGACTACGTGCTAACTGGCGGCGAACTCCCCGCCATGGTGATCGCCGACAGCGTCATCCGCCTCATTCCCGGGGTGCTGGGAGGCGAACAATCCGCCCACGACGAATCATTCAGCGATCCCACCCTCCTCGAATACCCCCACTACACCCGCCCGGCCGAATTCCGCGGCGCCGAGGTGCCGGAGGTGCTCCAAAACGGCCACCACGCCGAAATCGCCGCTTGGCGCCGCACCCAGGCCGAGGCCAAAACTCGCCAGTTTCGGCCCGATCTGCGACCATAA